The following are encoded together in the Candidatus Hydrogenedentota bacterium genome:
- a CDS encoding carbohydrate ABC transporter permease — protein sequence MKRGGFTTHALALALSLVFLFPFVWLLTSAVKPNALLKQFPPVWVFTPTLEHVRELFLPDSPFQFWQFLCNTLYVCAFVVAGNVLASAMVAYGFAHTRWPGRNLLFYAMLATMMVPAQTMMIPIFLFFRRLGWIDSFLPLTVPALFGNAFYIFMLRQFFMTVPRDLLDAARVDGHGEIAIWWRVVMPLSVPALAVVGLFSFLGAWNDFVGPLIYLLDETRYTLSLGLAMFQGQYEVQYGRLMAASALMTCPIVVLFFFAQRQFIEGIKMTGIKG from the coding sequence ATGAAACGCGGCGGATTCACGACCCATGCGCTGGCCTTGGCGCTGTCGCTCGTGTTCCTGTTTCCCTTCGTGTGGCTGCTGACGAGCGCAGTGAAGCCCAACGCGCTGCTGAAACAGTTTCCTCCGGTATGGGTGTTCACGCCGACGCTCGAACATGTACGCGAACTATTCCTGCCGGATTCCCCGTTCCAGTTCTGGCAGTTTCTGTGCAACACGCTGTATGTGTGCGCGTTCGTCGTCGCGGGCAACGTGCTGGCCTCGGCCATGGTGGCCTACGGTTTCGCGCACACGCGGTGGCCCGGACGTAATCTATTGTTTTACGCGATGCTGGCGACAATGATGGTGCCCGCGCAAACCATGATGATTCCGATTTTTCTTTTCTTCCGGCGTCTCGGCTGGATTGACTCGTTTCTGCCGTTGACCGTGCCGGCATTGTTCGGCAACGCGTTTTACATTTTCATGCTGCGCCAGTTCTTCATGACCGTGCCGCGCGATCTGCTCGATGCCGCGCGCGTGGACGGACACGGCGAGATTGCCATCTGGTGGCGGGTGGTGATGCCGCTCTCCGTGCCGGCGCTGGCGGTGGTGGGATTGTTTTCGTTTCTCGGCGCATGGAACGATTTTGTCGGGCCGTTGATCTACCTGCTGGACGAAACCCGGTATACGCTCTCGCTTGGACTGGCGATGTTTCAAGGACAATACGAGGTGCAATACGGACGCCTTATGGCCGCTTCGGCCCTGATGACCTGCCCCATCGTTGTCTTGTTCTTTTTCGCGCAGCGACAGTTCATCGAAGGCATCAAAATGACCGGCATCAAGGGATAA
- a CDS encoding GNAT family N-acetyltransferase — protein MILGQHAVIRSAEPDDASALLGLYDPSRPRCCLLDGRREFIIPTRDEIREVMNQKEMGRSMLYAVEDKAGVVRGFCSLRGVNLEASFMETVLMFHEDGHFDTPLAEEAFAFLVQYAFVRLKLGKLIAYALDTESSLRRFLLNHGFQSNGIQREIVFWGGGWHNIEAFSLFRTNGASPV, from the coding sequence GTGATATTGGGCCAACATGCGGTAATCCGGTCGGCGGAGCCCGATGACGCATCCGCGTTGTTGGGGCTTTACGATCCGTCGCGTCCCCGATGCTGTCTCCTGGATGGGCGGCGCGAGTTCATCATTCCCACCCGCGACGAGATCCGGGAAGTCATGAACCAAAAGGAGATGGGCCGCAGCATGTTGTATGCCGTGGAGGACAAGGCGGGCGTGGTGCGCGGGTTTTGTTCGCTGCGGGGCGTCAATCTTGAAGCCAGTTTCATGGAAACGGTCCTGATGTTTCATGAGGACGGCCATTTCGACACGCCGTTGGCCGAAGAGGCCTTTGCGTTTCTGGTGCAATACGCCTTCGTTCGACTGAAACTCGGCAAATTGATTGCCTACGCGCTGGACACCGAATCCTCGTTGCGGCGGTTCCTTTTGAACCACGGTTTTCAAAGTAACGGGATTCAGCGCGAAATTGTCTTTTGGGGCGGGGGCTGGCACAATATCGAGGCATTTTCGCTGTTCCGAACCAACGGCGCATCCCCGGTCTGA